The genomic interval ACCTTGCCGACCCTGTTCATGGTGTAAATAAATTGAGCCATTGGCTAATTCTCTTCCTTTTCAGTAGTTTAATGTCTTTGCATTAACAAACTGACGTCGTGGTGGGGCCTGGTCGGCAGTGGCCGACCCGGTTCCAAAAAACCCGTCGATTGTAAACCAATGGGAAGAGGGCGGCAAAGTGGACAACCGGGGGGCATGTGGTGCAGGGAGCCCCTCCGGCAGAGGGATGAATAGAGGAGAGGGATATCTGACACATGGGTGGCCAAGGTCCCGGGTCGGGCTGGCTTAAGACTTCCTTAAGTCTGGCTCGATAGGATTCATCAAGTGCCCTTGAGAAGCAGTGGGGTCAGCGGGGCTGCCTGGTGCTCTTGGCCGGGTCCTGTCCCGAGTAGTAGAGCACCCGCTGCACATACTCTTGGGTCTCCTGGTAGGGCGGTACGCCGCCATGGCGGATCACGGCCTGTTCACCGGCGTTGTAGGCGGCGCTGATCCTGACCCAGTCGGGACCAAACTGCTTCTCCAGCCACTTCAGGTAGATCATGGCGCCTCGGATGTTCTGCTGGGCATCGAAGGGGCGGGTCACGCCGAAGCGCACCTGGGTCTCGGGAATGAGCTGCATGACCCCTTGCGCCTGCTTGGGGGAAACGGCTGTGCTGTTGAGATTGGACTCGGCGATGGCGATGGCGAGCGCCAACTGGGGGTTGACCTTGTGACGGTGGGCTGCCTGGCGGATCATGACGGCCAGCTTCTGTTTGGTGAGGGATTGCCGGGCCAGATAACTATCCTGATCGAAGGGTGTGCTGGGGCGTACCCAGGGTGCGCCACCTCCGCCTCCGCCGATACCGCAGGTGCCCAGGGGGGCGTTGCCCACCCGCTCGTTGTAGTAACGAGCGGCTTGCTGATTGCCAAGGCGCATGGCCATGGCGAGGTAGGCGTTGGCGTGGCGAGGGCTGCGGATCCCCTGGGGTCCTCTGGCCAGCAGGCGGCCGATGCGATAGTAGGCCTCCGGGTTGCCCAGGCTGGCCGCGGTGCAGTAGTGGGCTATGGCTCGCCGCGGGTTGCTCTGTTCCATGGCGGCGCCCTGGCGCAAGGCGCTCATGGCCTTGGGGGCCTGGCGAAAGGTGTCGGCATGGGAGGAGGTGGCAAGCAGTAGCAGGACTCCCCAGCCCCAGGTGCAGAGTCTCTGCATGATGGATACCTCGAATTTTGTATCCGCAAGATATAGGCCCGATATGGGGGAGGCGCCAGCCAGGGGATGGAACATCTGGTTATGTGTCAGGCCATCAGAGATGAAAACGGTCTGGAACTTTTGGCAGGGAAAAAAGCGCTCTTGGTGAGTGTGAAGGGGGGGCTGGGGTTTGCGCGGCCAGGCACTCTGCTCGCGCCATCACCCAAATTGATAGATTTATTATTTTTGGGGCAATAAACTGCCGTGCTTGCTGTCTAACGCCTTGTATTTGCATGATGTTAGTCAGCTTGTCGAGAGAATGTTAATGAGGAAAGCGGTCGGGTCGATTGCGTTCCTCGTCATGGTCGGGAACTTCATATGCTTGATTCAATCGATGTCTCTGTCGTGGTGCCCGCCAAGGATGAGCGGGACAATTTGGCCCCCCTCATCGGCGAGATAGATGCCGCGCTGGCGGGGAAATACAGCTACGAGCTGATCTATGTGGACGATGGCAGCGAGGATGACAGCTATGCCGTCCTGTGCGATCTGAAGAGACGTTATGCCGGGCTGCGCCTGATCCGCCATGCCAGGGCCGTCGGCCAGAGCATGGCGGTGCTCAGTGGCGTGCGCCAGGGCCGCGGCGACTGGCTGGTGGTGCTCGACGGGGATGGCCAGAACGATCCGGCCGACATTCCCGCCATGCTGGAGGAGGCCAAGCGCCGCTTCGCGCAAGATCCCACGCAAGTGGGACTTATCGGTCACCGCGTCAACCGCCGGGATGATTGGGTCAAGCGGCTCTCCTCCAGACTGGCCAACGGTTTTCGCGATCTGCTGCTGCGCGACGGCATCCCGGATACCGGCTGCGGTCTCAAGGTGGTGCGGCGCGACTGGTATCTGCGCTTGCCCGGCTTCAACCACATGCACCGCTACATTCCGGCCCTGATCCAGGCCCAGGGCGGGCGCATGTCCCCCTGGCCGGTCAACCACAGACCACGGCAGGCGGGTGTCTCCAAATACGGGGTCTGGAATCGGCTCTGGGTCGGGCTGGTGGACGTGGTCGGCGTCTGGTGGCTGCAACGCCGCTCCAAGGTGGTCGAAGTCAGGGAGATGCTGGAGTGATGGACACCCTGCTTTCGTTGCCGTTGGGGTGGCTGATATGATCGATTCCCTGCTCTCCATGGAGCTGACCTGGTTCGACTGGACCGGCCTGCATGTCACCGGCTGGAAGCTCATCGGTTACACCGGGGCGCTGATGTTCGGTGGCCGCTGGCTGGTGCAGTTCCTGGCCTCCAAGCGTGCCGGTCGGCCCGTCATTCCGCGCCTGTTCTGGTACATGAGCGTGCTCGGCAGCCTGATGACCCTGAGCTATTTTGTTTTCTCCCCCAAGCAGGACTCCGTCGGCGTGCTGCAGAATCTCTTCCCCACCTTCACCGCCCTCTACAGCCTCTATCTGGATATCCAGCACCGGGGCTGGAAGCGGGACAAGCTCGTCAACGACAACGAGATCCACCATGGTAAATGAGCATGTCCGGTTCAGCCGCTTTTCTCTGGTCATCCTGCGCAAAGGCTGGAGACGTGGCAAGCTCGTCGATATCAATGAGGTGCGCCATGGTAAATGACCGCTCACTGCTCAATCAGAGCTCTCTCGGTTGGCTGCTGCTGATCGCCCTGATAGTGCTGGGTGCCGGCCTCGGGCTGCGGGACCCCTGGCCCGCCGACGAGCCGCGCTTCGCCCTGGTCGCCAAGGAGATGGTGGAGAGCGGGCAATGGCTCTTCCCCATGCGCGGCGGCGAGATCTACCCTGACAAGCCCCCCCTGTTTATGTGGGGCATCGCCATCGGCTATCTGCTGACCGGCTCCATCAAGGTGGCCTTTCTGCTGCCCTCCCTGCTGGCGGGTCTGCTGACCATCCTGCTGGTGTGGGATCTGGGTCGCCGCCTGTGGAACCCGGCGACGGGC from Aeromonas rivipollensis carries:
- a CDS encoding glycosyltransferase family 2 protein yields the protein MLDSIDVSVVVPAKDERDNLAPLIGEIDAALAGKYSYELIYVDDGSEDDSYAVLCDLKRRYAGLRLIRHARAVGQSMAVLSGVRQGRGDWLVVLDGDGQNDPADIPAMLEEAKRRFAQDPTQVGLIGHRVNRRDDWVKRLSSRLANGFRDLLLRDGIPDTGCGLKVVRRDWYLRLPGFNHMHRYIPALIQAQGGRMSPWPVNHRPRQAGVSKYGVWNRLWVGLVDVVGVWWLQRRSKVVEVREMLE
- a CDS encoding lytic transglycosylase domain-containing protein: MQRLCTWGWGVLLLLATSSHADTFRQAPKAMSALRQGAAMEQSNPRRAIAHYCTAASLGNPEAYYRIGRLLARGPQGIRSPRHANAYLAMAMRLGNQQAARYYNERVGNAPLGTCGIGGGGGGAPWVRPSTPFDQDSYLARQSLTKQKLAVMIRQAAHRHKVNPQLALAIAIAESNLNSTAVSPKQAQGVMQLIPETQVRFGVTRPFDAQQNIRGAMIYLKWLEKQFGPDWVRISAAYNAGEQAVIRHGGVPPYQETQEYVQRVLYYSGQDPAKSTRQPR
- a CDS encoding lipid-A-disaccharide synthase N-terminal domain-containing protein, translated to MIDSLLSMELTWFDWTGLHVTGWKLIGYTGALMFGGRWLVQFLASKRAGRPVIPRLFWYMSVLGSLMTLSYFVFSPKQDSVGVLQNLFPTFTALYSLYLDIQHRGWKRDKLVNDNEIHHGK